The sequence GTGTTGGGCGATTTGGTTGGCGCGCAACCGAGCTACCTTTGAAAAAAAGCAAATCAAGACTCCTTTTGAGATTGTGTTTTCTTTGTGTTCCTTTCTTCTTTACTGGGCAGGGCTTCAGCAAGGGGAGGACGCCAAGGATCTTCGTTCCGGAGCCGAGATGATCAGAACTGGCACGATGAAGCTGATGAAGGTGTGCGGTGCTATCAAGCAACCAATCCAGGGTGCTTGAAGAAAGAAGACAGGCGCGCAACCCCGATGCTGGATTCTCTTGGCGAGATTACTATATAAATGCTAGACTTTGTTGCTGGGTTCTGATACTTGTTCTTGAGCTTTTGTGATTGTAATAGGTTAGATGTTATGATGTGCTACCAGGATTTTGCCCCATGGTACTCGTTTCGATGGCGAGCGAGTATGGTGGGTTTTCTGGTAGTGCTTGAACTCGCTTTACTTCTTTCCCTCCTCCTGACACTCTCGCTCGAACTGGTTGTATTTCTGTTCTTGGCAATGGAAAGGGGTaaagcccggttcaaaaaaaaaatcaattttgtaTCACGTCGAGCACACGGGCCTAATGTCTGGAAGGTGGTTCTCCAGGGCGCTTTGCCGCATACCTCCTGTGTTGGTGATTTTGGGGCTACTAACGTCGTCCTCTCTGTGCCTGCTCTTCACTGCCCTTATCTTGGCGCAATTCAGGGGCCTGGAAGAGCTACAACGTCATGGTCTTTCGATGCATCAACCGATGCCTAATGTCGTCCCTATAAACATCGTCGCTGATGTCCTTTCGTGGTGTTGGCGCTGCTCGCGCTTCATTTGTAGAACTATCCTAGAGGCATGGATCAAGACTTTTCCGGTGTCACCCCAATTTTGTTTGTGCTCTCCCTGTTTGCAACCCCCTCCCTTCATAAACACCCTTCTAGCAGATCCTATTAGCCTTATAAGCAGCTTAAGTAAAAATATGTACGCTGGGGTGGCAGGACTTACATCGTGCAGCATTGATCACATTCAAGAAAGGTAATGGCAGTTTGAACGAAGTTGTTGCCACCGGGACGAAGTGGCTTGAGGCATTTATGCAATCACATTCTAGTATTCAGGTTTATTCAACAATTACATCAATAAAACATAAGTTACATGACACAAAAATGATAGCACTAGAAAATACTTATGAATATAAATCCATGGTATTAGCTTTGGGTCACATAGCCCAAATATAACTAGTCTCATTATCGGCCAATCTTAGATATTGAAATGAGTTGAAGTGGTCTACAAATACAGGCCAGGGTAGCTACGAAGCAGCTACCAAAAGAATAGATCATAACTCCACAGGGTCAAATACGCTGTTCACGTAAAATTTTGTTAGGTGACATAAAAAGTGTCCCGGAGATTATTGCTGGTGCTGTAGTCAGGACTCGAGCTGCATCTGTAGTGCCAATTGCCAAGTCCAGGGTTATTGCTGCAGCAACTTGACGAGATCGTGCACAGAGTTTGTGTAAAGATCTGGATGGATGGTATTTGAGGCATCCTGAAGTTCTGGTAAGGTAGTCACACCTGCAAATGCAACGCAGGTCCAAGGCATTTGAGCACTTCAGTAAACACGAGTACGAGATTGTTCAACACATATGAGAAAGGGCAAAAGTTCCTCGCCTGACAGAACAAGGAGGGTCTTGCAACCAGTATTCTGGCCAAATAGTATGTCTGTGTCTAGTCTGTCACCAACCATGCACATTCTCGACGTTTCCAAATTGAAGCTGCAAGAGTACAAACAGCGAGGATTTACAGATAAGTTAAAggggggcagccccagtgcatgtagctcccgcttgcgcagggtctggggaagggtccgaccactttgggtctattgtacgcagcctttccctacatttctgcaagaggctgtttccaggacttgaacccaagGCAGCAGCtctaccactgcgccaaggctccccttcaattTACAGATAAGTTATAAACAGAAAATTCAGATAAATATAAAACAGCATGATTGTTATCCCATCGTCACACTGTTGTATGAGCGTTGCCCGCCAACGAAATGTTTAGCAAGACGAGAATGTGCATGAAGGAAAGTTTGTACAGGAAATTAGATATTTTTTTCGTTTGAGATGTGCACTTCATGTTCAGTACAAACGTAATGATGATGATACTTTCAAGAAATCTAGAAGATGCATACTTCAGAACATTATGAAGCTGACTATATATGCAACCATGCAAGAAACTGTGTTCAGTCGAAGAGTTCAGGAGCTCCTGCACTACTAAGAAATGAAGAGTTGTGATTATCTACACCACTCACccactccctccctctctctgGAGAAACAAATCAAATGTAAGCCAAATGAGGGGTTTTCACAACAATCCGTCCAAACAAATCTTAGGCGGTGTTTGGAGCCAATGCAATTCGTTGGTTGGGAATTTTACGTAACTGAGAGATTAAAATCAACTCTTATGTAGACTTAGTGTCTGTGGGAAACCAAAGTGTGCTGGTATGGTATCTAAGACTTGACAAAACTTCCGTAGAAACAATATTAAATGCTATTGTTCCAAAACAATAAATACTTATTAGTACCCATTCATATAAAATTTCCAATCGAAGGACTGCATGAGCTCCAAATAACAGTGCCTCGGAACATATGTTTGGGCGATTTGTTGTGAGAAAACCCTCATTTAGTTTGGATTTATTTCTCTAGATGCATCAGTATTACCTACTTATTTACAGCCATTGTACATAAGAATAATCCTATAGATGATTTCATGATATCCTATTTAGTACACGTTTTAGTAACAAGCAAATTATATTTTTCTTATGTGTGCAGTTTGCAGACCTTTTCAATAGGAAGTCCATCAAAAAGCTTGAAGGTTTTCCAACAACAATGGGCTCTTTCTGCACCGAGCAACTTACTGCAGCAACCATAGTTCCAGCTCCTGAAACTCAACGCAATCAGAAAATGAACCAGTACAATAGAAGCTCCTGAAATCAAAGTTTGACATTTCTGGACAGAAAAACCTGGCCATTCTTGGGCGGATGTCATATGTCCAGTAGGATCACGGTTGGTCGCAATGAAAAGACAGCCTGGATTCTCACGGATACACAAGCTTGCATACCTGCGAGAACACCATTATGTTTGACCCTTGCAGAAAACCACAGAAAGTTGAAAGGACGAGGTTGTATCATGGAAGAAAGAATGCAGCGCTCCAACTTTAAATGTAGTCACAAGGTTACATTTTGCCAACAATAATGGAAAACTGGGGCTGTGAGATGGCATGCATCAAGTTATCAAAGAAAAAACATGTTTGGTTAGAGTATGCTATGATTATAACTTCTGGAGAATAATATCTAAAATATGCTCTTGATAAACTTGCAAACAGTCACTTAGAAATTGCAGGAGACAGATGTGAAGTTCGGCAGCAAAAAGACCTTGCAATCGGCACAGAAAATAACAATTGTACAACTTTACTAATACGATTCTTCTGGTTGCAAGCAACAAATAAGATTAAACAAGATAAGAGGCCTTACTGCATTTTGTAATAGTTGAAGTACTGATCAAGTCCAACAACGACAGCTCCAACCTGGAAGGAGATTCATTTATCTTAGATCACGGTGGGGTCTAATATTTCAAAGAAAGGTGGTTGGAAATTAAATTTGATAAACAGGTTTGGCATTACACTTTTGTCGTGGTCAAAGTAGAAGTTCGCCTCTAACATTATGTTTTTCTTGCCATCCTCCTACAAAAAACAACATCAGTTTTGGAAGGCAAAACAAAGGTAACATATCTCCTTAAGGTGAACTGATGTTTTCAAGCCTTTGGAAAGTCTCCCTTATTGATGGATAGAAATAATTCAAAATATTGCAATAAATTTGACATGTTTGGCTCTATGGTTCGGAATACTCATCTTGCTATTGCTTGGAATGTTTTTGCAACTGTATCTGTTGTAAACTCAACTATGTGTGCCTATTTTATTTCAGATATAGGTGACTCGTCCAAAATGACTGTTGCCTCAACATTGAAAACCATAGTAAATGGCATGCTGCACCCGGAAGTGGCCAATCATACAGCAAATGTCCCATGCAATGAGGAACTTTGTTCCTACTGACTTTTCACAATAAATTTATTTCCGAAAGAAACAGAGAATTATGATGCATCAATGTGGGAAATATTCACACATAATCAATGGTCTAATTGTATACATGAACCATTAAAACTATCAATCTTAGCACTCCAATAATATATTTGTTCATCTTTAGTTTAGTAAAGAAGTTCAAGAAAACACAAGTGAGAAGCTTAATTTATTTTTTGAATAATAACTAGCATAACTTGGATGTATCAAGAAAAACAGgacatcattttattttattttaaaaatcaGAAAAACAGGACATCATGGTGAAACTAGAGGACCCGAACCACAAACTTGCAAATGGAATAGAATAGATAACAGATGGTCAGACCAAGTATGACATACATACCGGACCACCAAAACATTCAAAGCCAGCTAACTTGAGCTCATCCAAAATGCCATCCTCACCAACAACATAAACCTTCAAGATGAAGTTTCAGCAGTAATCAGTATTTTAATAGTGGAAAATTAAGGCATGAAATTCGTTAAATACCATTTTGCAGCAAATAATACAATAGGTAGCAGATTAAGCAAAATGACAAATGCCCAAATATCAGGAGCATTGGTATCAGAACGGAAACATAAAATAACACATGGAAATAGTGCAAGGAACTAGAAGTGCAACCAGAATACTggatagagttgaactagcaactGAATTTGGTCAAGCTTCTTAAATTGTGTGCCAAGGGAAATGATGTTCCTGTTGACATCTTTCTGTAAAGCTCATAAACCACAGATTAtaggaaacaagcaaacagaacagGTTGGATCCCATCTTTAACTGCACAGAGCAATGAATACCAGTTCTTTATTATATAAGATAAAAGATACTTTTACTAGTTAAGCCAGATGTAGTCAAGAGCTAGAAACAGTCCTTCTGCAAACAGTAAAGGGAAACTCGACCTCTTAAAAATGTAGGATAGCAAATGGCTAGACATAAACTGGAATTTTTCATGTAACCATTGGTAATATGCATCATATTGTTTTGTATAAAGGAAGAACAATCAGCTCAAGTAAGTGCTTTTTGGTTTGTCCCCTAGTTTAGTATAACTTTCACAATCTTATTGTAAAGTGCTGCAGGCTGTTGTTGTGTTGTTAAGCACCCACATACATCACTGTTTCGAATGATCCAATTTATGGTTCTGTTGAAGTGTTTCATAATAATATTTTTATCATGACACAGTAACTGATCATACAGTAACATGGCATTTTAAGAAGCTCGTACAGTCAAATTTCTTGAGCTAACTGCTATAAAGACTATTTAGATTGGTAAGGTCAAATGATATCATTAAATTAGTCCACAATATTTTCTTAATACATTCTTTCTTATATTCATGTAAAAAGAAACTACGGGCCAAAGTCGCAAGTTGTAGACTACGCCTATGTACAAAACGTCCCGTCTTAAACAGAGGGGGTATCAGTCATAGAGCATACTCCAAGACATGTATATAATGCAAAAATTACTAAGAGAAAATCAACCTATGCAGAAATATTTCACGATACCTTCTTTTCTGGAGAAAAATTATTTAACTTCAAGAACATGGCTGCTGCAAATGATGACGTGAAGATCTCTTCCTACAAACAAGTTAACGGATCAATACAATACAGAAAACAATGATCACAGAAATATGGTTGTACTGAAAAGAGAAAACTACCTCAGTAACTTCAAGGCCAAgtgttttgaatttctttgaataCTGCCTTCTCGACTTCCTAGAATTGTTTGTTACAAAAACTAATTTCTTGCCCTGCACCAAGTGAAACCAAATAGAAGCATCATTACGGAATCTTCACATAATGGTGCATTTATGAACCAACCAAAATACAGCGATGGACTTTGAAAACTGGAAATTATTCAAAAGAGCATATCAATGCCCTAATAGTGGAAGAGAAGGTTATCAGTACTTGTTTGGTCAATATGGATGCTATGATATTCCTAGACCAGCAGTATATCATGTTGGAAGAACAAATGAGAGAAACCAGAATGATGATAAAGCAAACACCATGTTGAATAATCATATATATGAGTAATTTATTTCTATTAGTTACAGAACTAGGAGGTTACTGATATTTGAGACATAGCAGGGAAGCTCAGTCATTAGCTACTATAACAAATTTTCCAGCCTTGTCAGATTAATGATTAAGTGTGATTGCACGGTACAAACATAAAGATTTTTTTACATCTTATGAAGAATCCAAATATTACCCCTTTCATTCTCTAGCCATGACTTGGAAATTATCTTCAATCTGACTTGTGTACTGCTCAAAGAATATGTGATGCTGTGACGAGAGCAAATGCAAAGTTTACTTCCTGTCTTTAGACTTCCAATCTAGCTAAGTAAATGCTTTAACAAGATTTCAGTAAGCAGGGCTAGCTCCTGTGAAGTGCAAGAACACGGAGAAAAGGCCCCATCGCAGTTGACCATCCCTCTGGTAATTTCAAAATACCCCCTAGGATCAACTGAATGCAACCAAATCATAGCTGAGACTAGAATACAGATTATCTAATGTTAACAATTTAAGCTAAAACTTTCCCTTAAAAAATTAAGCAGAAACTAGAAAAAATCTTCTCATAAGAAGATTGATGCGGTGTGATCCGAGTGGCTACTATAACACTGCCTATCCAAACAAGACACACAGCTTTAACTACAATTTTACCAACTAAGGAAGAGATGAGAGGGGGCCGGGGGCGCAAATCGTTCGCCACTTCGTGATTAGAGCGGTACTCTTGCTACCAGAACGTCCGGTGCGGCATACCAATTTTCGCAGCAACTCCAGCGTCTCGGGGACCCCTTGGATGAGCTCGTCCCCTTTCCAAATCACCCCtgaagaaacaaaaaaataaaatcaaaggaGCAGGGGTAGGAATCCACTGGCGAGAGCAGAAGAAACGGGGGGCGATGAAGACGAGACCATCGCAATCGAAGAGGAAGGCGTCGACGGAGCCGACGAGGGATCGGGCGGCGTCGGCGGTGAGGAGACCTTTGGCCATGGCTTTTCTTCTTCGCGGCGGCTCCTGCTGCTTTTGCGCTCCGGCTATGTGAAAATTATTATTCGCTGCATCCTCGTCGAGAAAACGTGCGGCGAACGTGGCAGTaggtaagagcatcttcaacaacaAGTGATTTACGATGGGAGCTACGAAGAGGACGTTATATGCacgtttttattttaaaaaatatatagAATCATCGCATCCTCTAAAAAATATCTTTAAAAAAATCATCATCTTCAtcttaaaaaaagtaaaaaaaaaacgaCCAGCGAGTGCCACTTTACATAACCCTCCATTTAAAAAATACCAGAGGTCCTCACCTCCATCTACAAAGAAAGAAATACATTTAAAAATTAATCCATACCTTCATCTAAAGAAAATTCCGAAAGATTTCACACCGCGGCCAACCAGCTTGCGCcacgtggcatagctggttggccgcccTTCACGCGTAGCTTAATGGGTTTAATTTGTACACGGAAGTATCAGGCGATACCCAACCCACAGATGCTCCCATGCTACCTATTTAAAAAAATTACTTCTGAAAAATAAATCATGGGTGTTCACAGCACATGTTTAGATAATCCCTAAAAAAATCAAATGAAAATTCAAAATATACATTTGAGAAACGAAAAAGAGAAATCCGTCATGAATAGTGTCAAAGGAAGACAAAAACTGAAATGACACAATTCACATCTAAATTTGTCTTTTTTGGTTCTTCATGTGTATTTTGAATTTTGATCTAGATTTTTTAGGGGGTGTCGAAATATGTGTTGTGAACATCCATGACTTGTTTTAGAATGTTTAAATTTGAACTTTTCAACTTTGTATCATGGGGAGCATATGAGTGTCGGTATCACTGGATATTTTCCCGCATTTTTACCACACAAAAAAAATGTTACTCCAACACTTATGTTTTGAGCCTATCTCACGTGGATAGATTCTTTATGGTGGAACCAGCCAAACAGGATTCAAGTCTTGTGTTAAAAAAAATACCATATCCCTTAAAAAATTGTTGGCCTATCTCTATCTTATGTTGTAAAAAAAATTGGCGGCCTCAATTTTTTGCAGCAACAACCCGTTGTCGTAATACAAATCCTGTAGCGCATGACTGCCCAACTACGAGCAGAAACTTCACACATGTGGCCGTGGACAGCACCACTGACCCGACCGCCAACCCCGTCATCATCGTCGCTGCACCCACAACTTCTCATTTGATGGTTCCCGCCGCCACCAAACTGAAGGCTTCCGATGTCCGTTGACAAGTGTTTGCGACCCCACGAGTCGTCTTCGTGGTTGATAGGATGTGTCGGGCCACGTCATTGCTCCGAAAAGCAAGCCCCCTCCCCCAAAGCCATGGACGGCACCGACGGCAAGAGGCCGCAACAGGATCCAACGCCAGTTGCCCTATGCGCGAAGAAAAGCAAGGCCGTGGCAATGGCTGATGTGGTGGTGACCTCTGTCTCTCTTAATTTTGTCCCACCGTCGTCTGGGGAGGAGGAACCGACATCCTCGTCACCACGACCACCGACGTGCACAACATGTTTGAGGAAATGTCTCAAAGGTTATATTTGCCACAAATTCGATCTTTTCAATGCAATTTGTGGCGTGATGTGTGTCTGAATTATTCAGTTTTGGTGTGTGTAGTCTCGATGATGAAACTCTTTGGCACTATACGAATGTTGCACCGCAAGATTTTGTCTCTCGAGgaattcacaattcatcggatcccaacaaacacactgcgagaattacatcgaatagatttcatGGGAGATAATTATATTGAAGATCAAAATAGAGAAGAGAAAGTCGTCTAGTTATTGCTATGTACCCATATTTCCtgaaggaactactcacacatcatcatggggGCAACAAGGTCGATGAAGATTGCCTCCCTAATGGTTTCCCCCTCTAGGGGAGTACCAAAAAAGGCATCTAGATGGATCATGGAAGAATAGAGGCTTGTGACGACGATTAAATTGTTTCGGGTCTCGCTTCGGGGTTTTTGAAATATATGAGAATTTACAGGCCAAAGATTAGGTCATGGGGGCCTCAAGGGGGGCATGAGTGCTggtgctccccccccccccagggcacgTTGTTTGATCTTTTGGAGCTTCGTGGGTCTTCTGGTTTCTCCtgaaagcttctagggtctctttggGTCCAGAAAAGATCATCGTAaaatttcatcgtgtttggacttcgtttggtatggtttTTCTGCGAATCAAAGAAATAGagaagaactggcactgggca comes from Triticum aestivum cultivar Chinese Spring chromosome 5B, IWGSC CS RefSeq v2.1, whole genome shotgun sequence and encodes:
- the LOC123111570 gene encoding phosphoglycolate phosphatase 2 encodes the protein MAKGLLTADAARSLVGSVDAFLFDCDGVIWKGDELIQGVPETLELLRKLGKKLVFVTNNSRKSRRQYSKKFKTLGLEVTEEEIFTSSFAAAMFLKLNNFSPEKKVYVVGEDGILDELKLAGFECFGGPEDGKKNIMLEANFYFDHDKSVGAVVVGLDQYFNYYKMQYASLCIRENPGCLFIATNRDPTGHMTSAQEWPGAGTMVAAVSCSVQKEPIVVGKPSSFLMDFLLKSFNLETSRMCMVGDRLDTDILFGQNTGCKTLLVLSGVTTLPELQDASNTIHPDLYTNSVHDLVKLLQQ